A single region of the Archangium lipolyticum genome encodes:
- a CDS encoding PilZ domain-containing protein: MSSLASHVLSHSPGASAALSRRVLLVDAVKELRLSLTPLLRTVGCEVVSVDSLLAARVELGRFRPLMVLVDWRVLPQDEGPGCGVLRSHPLHGDVPILVVVGENTPAELLESCVRGGAEDCVLGPVRINELQARLDVLRDKTPWAAPRLMERRTPRTVLLVGEAPDAPDGLGPHLEACGHHLLYAPTRERAVALAAEHSEPIHLLLVRTAVTSAEEMLRVEHLRTDSHLGRVPTVVVTDADVTDVQSFGQVWMSARTLAPRHLLARINGLLQRNMVALLVDERVPFVCPVEFREVGGYSWSSCYSSALSPGALFVRTLVPARCGSALELRIHLPTTREVLEGPGLVAWSNPYAPRRIASYPLGMGIQFLGMSPRRLMQLRELIRFSSGS; encoded by the coding sequence ATGTCGTCACTTGCCTCGCACGTGTTGTCCCATTCGCCGGGAGCCTCCGCGGCGCTTTCCCGCAGGGTGTTGCTCGTCGATGCCGTCAAGGAGCTGCGGCTGTCCCTCACCCCCCTGCTGCGCACGGTGGGCTGCGAGGTGGTGTCGGTGGACAGCCTGCTCGCGGCCCGCGTCGAGCTGGGCCGGTTCCGGCCGCTGATGGTGTTGGTGGACTGGCGCGTGCTGCCGCAAGACGAAGGGCCCGGCTGCGGGGTGCTGCGCAGCCACCCGCTCCACGGGGACGTGCCCATCCTGGTCGTCGTGGGGGAGAACACGCCCGCGGAGCTGCTGGAGTCGTGCGTGCGCGGCGGCGCGGAGGACTGCGTGCTCGGCCCCGTGCGCATCAACGAGCTGCAGGCCCGGCTGGACGTGCTGCGCGACAAGACGCCGTGGGCCGCGCCCCGGTTGATGGAGCGGCGCACCCCTCGCACCGTGCTGCTGGTGGGCGAGGCGCCGGACGCGCCCGACGGACTGGGCCCTCACCTGGAGGCGTGTGGCCACCACCTGCTCTACGCTCCCACCCGCGAGCGCGCCGTGGCCCTGGCCGCCGAGCACTCCGAGCCCATCCACCTGCTGCTCGTGCGCACCGCCGTCACCTCGGCCGAGGAGATGCTGCGCGTGGAACACCTGCGCACCGACTCGCACCTGGGCCGCGTGCCCACCGTGGTGGTGACGGACGCCGACGTCACGGACGTGCAGTCGTTCGGGCAGGTGTGGATGAGCGCGCGCACCCTGGCACCCCGCCACCTGCTGGCCCGCATCAACGGCCTGCTTCAGCGCAACATGGTGGCGCTCCTGGTGGACGAGCGCGTGCCCTTCGTCTGCCCCGTGGAGTTCCGTGAGGTGGGCGGCTACTCGTGGAGCTCCTGCTACTCCAGCGCGCTCAGCCCTGGCGCCCTCTTCGTGCGTACCCTGGTGCCCGCCCGCTGCGGCTCCGCGCTGGAGCTGCGCATCCACCTGCCCACCACCCGCGAGGTGCTCGAGGGGCCCGGGCTCGTCGCCTGGTCCAACCCCTACGCGCCCCGCCGCATCGCCTCGTACCCGCTCGGCATGGGCATCCAGTTCCTGGGCATGAGCCCCCGGCGGCTGATGCAGCTGCGCGAGCTCATCCGCTTCAGCAGCGGCTCCTGA
- the cutA gene encoding divalent-cation tolerance protein CutA: MTETLTDAMIVLVTAPTADKAAELARTLVEEGLAACGNVVPGLRSIYRWEGKVHDEPEALLILKSRAPLFEALRERVVALHPYECPEVLRLGVEEGHAPYLQWIRDNVRAPGGGA, from the coding sequence ATGACCGAAACGCTCACCGATGCCATGATCGTCCTCGTGACAGCGCCCACGGCCGACAAGGCCGCGGAGCTGGCCCGCACGCTGGTGGAGGAGGGGTTGGCGGCGTGTGGCAACGTGGTGCCCGGCCTGCGCTCCATCTACCGATGGGAGGGGAAGGTGCATGACGAGCCGGAGGCGCTGCTCATCCTCAAGTCGCGTGCGCCGCTCTTCGAGGCGCTGCGGGAGCGGGTGGTGGCGCTGCACCCCTACGAATGCCCGGAGGTGCTGCGGCTGGGCGTGGAGGAGGGGCACGCGCCGTACCTGCAATGGATTCGGGACAACGTACGCGCCCCTGGCGGAGGTGCGTGA
- a CDS encoding chemotaxis protein CheA, which produces MDLDREQLLATFAEESGELLTEMEQQLLALETHPDEEGLMAIFRGAHTVKGAAGALGFSAMADVAHVVEDVLEVVQERRLPVSDEQVSLLLESVDQLREMLQGALVGREGPLEGHESLLERLRACSAALRQQARPSVSPAGPVEEAGVEESHTGGRRGRTLRVDLEKLDRIATLTGELAIARTRLAQVLSTGTVEEALEVHREADRLHEELREEVMRVRMVPVGPLFRQHLRTVRDLARTERKWARLALKGEDVEVDTALVDGLREPLLHLVRNAVDHGLETPDERRAAGKEACGTLVLRAFHEPGSLVVELSDDGRGLRYDRLREKARGLGLEPERMTVEELEELVFLPGLSTADAVTEVSGRGVGMDVVRRSVEMLRGMVTLRSEEGRGTTVTLRVPLTLATIQGFSVGVGEETYVLPLEAVRECLELPAERCGQPGGGVLNLRGRSLPYLRLREVLGVEGPGPARENVVVLGHGGGRAGLVVDALHGEGQCVLKPLGRLFRHVPGVSGSTILGSGRVGLVLDVPTLLRMAVRQRTAAR; this is translated from the coding sequence GTGGACCTGGATCGCGAGCAATTGCTCGCCACCTTCGCAGAGGAGTCGGGAGAGCTCCTCACCGAGATGGAGCAGCAGCTCCTCGCCCTGGAGACACACCCGGACGAGGAGGGGCTGATGGCCATCTTCCGGGGGGCGCACACGGTGAAGGGGGCCGCGGGAGCACTGGGCTTCTCCGCCATGGCGGACGTAGCGCACGTGGTGGAGGACGTGCTGGAGGTGGTGCAGGAGCGGCGGCTGCCGGTGTCGGACGAGCAGGTGTCGCTGCTGCTGGAGTCCGTGGACCAGCTGCGGGAGATGCTACAGGGCGCGCTGGTGGGGCGGGAGGGGCCCCTGGAGGGCCATGAGTCGCTGCTGGAGCGGCTGAGGGCCTGTAGCGCGGCGCTGCGCCAGCAGGCGAGGCCGTCGGTGTCACCCGCGGGGCCGGTGGAAGAGGCGGGGGTGGAGGAGTCGCACACGGGAGGGCGGCGCGGACGCACGCTCCGGGTGGACCTGGAGAAGCTGGACCGCATCGCCACGCTCACGGGCGAGCTGGCCATCGCCCGCACGCGCCTGGCGCAGGTGCTGTCCACGGGCACGGTGGAGGAGGCCCTGGAGGTGCACCGCGAGGCGGACCGGCTCCACGAGGAGCTGCGCGAAGAGGTGATGCGGGTGCGGATGGTGCCGGTGGGCCCGCTCTTCCGGCAGCACCTGCGCACGGTGAGGGACCTGGCGCGCACGGAGCGCAAGTGGGCGCGGCTGGCGCTGAAGGGCGAGGACGTGGAGGTGGACACGGCGCTGGTGGACGGCCTGCGCGAGCCCCTGCTGCACCTGGTGCGCAACGCGGTGGACCACGGGCTGGAGACGCCGGACGAGCGGCGGGCCGCGGGCAAGGAGGCGTGCGGCACGCTGGTGCTGAGGGCCTTCCACGAGCCGGGCTCGCTGGTGGTGGAGCTGTCCGACGACGGCCGGGGCCTGCGCTACGACCGGCTGCGGGAGAAGGCGCGAGGGCTGGGGCTGGAGCCCGAGCGGATGACGGTGGAGGAGCTGGAGGAGCTCGTCTTCCTGCCGGGGCTGTCCACGGCGGACGCGGTGACGGAGGTGTCCGGGCGCGGGGTGGGCATGGACGTGGTGCGCCGCAGCGTCGAGATGCTGCGGGGCATGGTGACGCTGCGCTCGGAGGAGGGGCGTGGCACCACGGTGACGCTGCGGGTGCCGCTGACGCTGGCCACCATCCAGGGCTTCTCGGTGGGGGTGGGCGAGGAGACGTACGTGCTGCCGCTGGAGGCGGTGCGCGAGTGCCTGGAGCTGCCGGCGGAGCGGTGCGGCCAGCCCGGCGGTGGCGTGTTGAACCTGCGGGGCCGGTCGCTGCCCTACCTGCGGCTGCGCGAGGTGTTGGGCGTGGAGGGCCCCGGGCCCGCCCGGGAGAACGTCGTCGTGCTGGGCCACGGTGGGGGCCGCGCGGGCCTGGTGGTGGACGCGCTGCACGGCGAGGGCCAGTGCGTCCTCAAGCCCCTGGGCCGGCTCTTCCGCCACGTCCCCGGCGTGTCCGGCTCCACCATCCTCGGCAGCGGACGCGTGGGGCTCGTCCTGGACGTGCCCACCCTGCTGCGCATGGCCGTGCGTCAGCGGACCGCCGCGAGGTGA
- a CDS encoding S9 family peptidase, giving the protein MTIASREAPYGSWKSPITAELIATQSLELSEVAVDGDDVYWLEARPGERGRRTIVRHTADGALSDILPGVGDTKGAYSARSLVYGHGGGAFAVSEGLVVFVNHAPGGPHPDQRLYRVNPGRTPVPLTPDTGGRHRFGDLVIDRTRNRVLCVREDWRNLKDGQPRISLVAVELDGQRQTVLAEGRDFYSSPTLSPNGRRLAWLAWDYPCMPWDGCELWVADVDEDGGLRNPRLVAGSTTESIFQPEWSPQGELYFVSDRNNWWNLYRLQGRNVVPVLERKAEFGTAQWNLGMSTYAFVSPRHVVCAFNEQGQWKLGRLDVVLGQFAELGTPYTDVRQVRAGYATAYFVGGGPEHPSAVVRLDMESGRPQVLKTSTRVPEELTRYISRCEPLHYPTTELGEAHAWYYPPANPDFTAPAGEKPPLLIFNHAGPTSATSTRLDWVVQYFTSRGFAVVDVNYRGSTGYGREYRLSLYGNWGVMDVDDCANAALRLVQEGKVDAKRLAARGAGAAGYTPLSLLAFRDILRCGVFDSGISNLETLVEQSEKLEAHYMDQVLGPLPESKQLLQDRSPYFHIDNIKRSPVLFIHGRQDPSPVARQTEEMAKRLRANGVPVATLALDGAGQGARTGADIQKVLAGELAFYAKVMGLSLAEPVEPPALEPAPAEPARH; this is encoded by the coding sequence ATGACGATCGCGAGTCGAGAGGCTCCCTACGGTTCCTGGAAGTCCCCCATCACCGCCGAGTTGATCGCCACCCAATCGCTCGAGCTGAGCGAGGTGGCCGTCGATGGCGACGACGTGTACTGGCTGGAGGCCCGTCCGGGCGAGCGGGGGCGGCGCACCATCGTGCGGCACACCGCGGACGGGGCGCTCTCGGACATCCTCCCCGGGGTGGGTGACACGAAGGGTGCCTACAGCGCGCGCAGCCTGGTGTACGGCCACGGTGGCGGCGCCTTCGCGGTGTCCGAGGGGCTGGTGGTCTTCGTCAACCACGCGCCGGGTGGGCCGCACCCGGATCAGCGGCTGTACCGGGTGAACCCGGGCCGCACGCCGGTGCCCCTCACGCCGGACACGGGCGGCCGGCACCGCTTCGGGGACCTCGTCATCGACCGTACGCGCAACCGCGTGCTGTGCGTGCGCGAGGACTGGCGCAACCTGAAGGACGGCCAGCCGCGCATCTCGCTGGTGGCGGTGGAGCTGGATGGGCAGCGGCAGACGGTGCTGGCCGAGGGCCGCGACTTCTACTCCTCGCCCACCCTGAGCCCCAACGGCCGGCGGCTGGCGTGGCTCGCGTGGGACTACCCCTGCATGCCGTGGGACGGCTGCGAGCTGTGGGTGGCGGACGTGGACGAGGACGGCGGGCTGCGCAACCCGAGGCTGGTGGCCGGCAGCACCACGGAGTCCATCTTCCAGCCCGAGTGGTCGCCGCAGGGCGAGCTGTACTTCGTGAGCGACCGCAACAACTGGTGGAACCTCTACCGGTTGCAGGGCCGCAACGTGGTGCCGGTGCTGGAGCGCAAGGCGGAGTTCGGCACGGCGCAGTGGAACCTGGGGATGTCCACGTACGCCTTCGTGTCGCCGCGGCACGTGGTGTGCGCCTTCAACGAGCAGGGCCAGTGGAAGCTGGGGCGGCTGGACGTGGTGCTCGGCCAGTTCGCCGAGCTGGGCACGCCGTACACGGATGTGCGGCAGGTGCGCGCGGGCTACGCGACGGCGTACTTCGTGGGCGGTGGACCGGAGCACCCGTCGGCGGTGGTGCGGTTGGACATGGAATCCGGCCGGCCGCAGGTGCTGAAGACCTCCACCCGGGTGCCGGAGGAGCTGACGCGCTACATCTCACGCTGCGAGCCGCTGCACTACCCCACCACGGAGCTGGGCGAGGCCCATGCGTGGTACTACCCGCCCGCCAACCCGGACTTCACGGCGCCCGCGGGGGAGAAGCCGCCGCTGCTCATCTTCAACCACGCGGGTCCCACCTCGGCGACCTCGACGCGGCTGGACTGGGTGGTGCAGTACTTCACCAGCCGCGGCTTCGCGGTGGTGGACGTCAACTACCGGGGCAGCACCGGCTACGGCCGCGAGTACCGCCTGTCGCTGTATGGCAACTGGGGCGTGATGGACGTGGATGACTGCGCCAACGCCGCGCTGCGGCTGGTGCAGGAGGGCAAGGTGGACGCGAAGCGCCTGGCGGCCCGGGGCGCTGGGGCGGCCGGCTACACCCCGCTGTCACTGCTGGCGTTCCGCGACATCCTGCGCTGCGGTGTCTTCGACTCGGGCATCTCCAACCTGGAGACGCTGGTGGAGCAGTCGGAGAAGCTCGAGGCCCATTATATGGACCAGGTGCTCGGGCCCCTGCCGGAGTCGAAGCAGTTGCTGCAGGACCGCTCGCCCTACTTCCACATCGACAACATCAAGCGCAGCCCGGTTCTCTTCATCCACGGCCGACAGGACCCCTCGCCGGTGGCGCGGCAGACGGAGGAGATGGCGAAGCGGCTGCGCGCCAATGGAGTGCCGGTGGCGACGCTCGCCCTGGACGGAGCGGGACAGGGCGCACGCACCGGGGCGGACATCCAGAAGGTGCTGGCGGGCGAGCTGGCCTTCTACGCGAAGGTGATGGGCTTGAGCCTTGCGGAGCCGGTGGAGCCGCCCGCCCTCGAGCCGGCCCCCGCCGAGCCCGCGCGCCACTGA
- a CDS encoding response regulator: MPKKKILLVDDSHTVLLLHRMMLSHCGYDLLTARDGQEALDKAFVERPDLIFLDVLMPRLDGFQTCRALRLRSEMRDVPIILVTTRGEPHFVRQGFESGCTDYITKPFDGEELLAKVRSHLEEARSA, translated from the coding sequence ATGCCCAAGAAGAAGATCCTCCTCGTCGACGACTCCCATACCGTCCTGCTGCTGCACCGGATGATGTTGTCCCACTGCGGCTACGATCTGCTCACCGCGCGTGACGGGCAGGAGGCCCTCGACAAGGCCTTCGTCGAGCGCCCGGACCTCATCTTCCTGGATGTCCTCATGCCGCGGCTGGATGGCTTCCAGACGTGCCGGGCCCTGCGCCTGCGCTCGGAGATGAGGGACGTGCCCATCATCCTCGTCACCACCCGCGGCGAGCCGCACTTCGTGCGCCAGGGCTTCGAGAGCGGGTGCACCGACTACATCACCAAGCCCTTCGACGGGGAGGAGCTGCTGGCCAAGGTGCGCAGCCACCTGGAGGAGGCACGGTCCGCATGA
- a CDS encoding tetratricopeptide repeat protein, giving the protein MQTSNSINGKQVNVPPQMAERLIRGEMTAGEFVGLTPNTLYAIANVGYQMLQSGKLDAAMVIYKGLVAASPYDSVFHCHLATVHAAKEEYEEAVQAYTQALTYNRGNVDALAGRGEMYLRQSKILEALNDLKAAVEADPQAKRPSAVRARAMLLGLKEKVDAQQKAAQK; this is encoded by the coding sequence ATGCAGACGAGCAACAGCATCAACGGGAAGCAGGTCAACGTTCCGCCGCAGATGGCCGAGCGGCTGATCCGTGGTGAGATGACGGCGGGTGAGTTCGTGGGACTCACCCCCAACACCCTGTATGCGATTGCCAACGTGGGCTACCAGATGTTGCAGTCTGGCAAGCTCGATGCGGCGATGGTCATCTACAAGGGGCTCGTCGCGGCTTCGCCGTACGACAGCGTCTTCCACTGCCACCTGGCGACCGTGCACGCCGCCAAGGAAGAGTACGAGGAGGCCGTCCAGGCCTACACGCAGGCCCTGACGTACAACCGGGGCAACGTGGACGCGCTGGCGGGACGCGGGGAGATGTACCTGCGGCAGAGCAAGATCCTCGAGGCGCTCAACGACCTCAAGGCCGCCGTGGAGGCGGATCCGCAGGCGAAGCGTCCCTCGGCCGTGCGCGCTCGCGCGATGCTGCTGGGGCTGAAGGAGAAGGTGGACGCGCAGCAGAAGGCCGCGCAGAAGTAG
- a CDS encoding GAF domain-containing protein has protein sequence MREQLRWENEALRAEVATLRAENEQLKRSLALKSEDEQWRVQRQGLVEAELSHLVRLRVASQRLHETLNPGELMDILQDLIVNLVGSEMLGIFELEPAGQALVLRASMGIDAERFRRLPLGEDPIGQAARTGSPWLADLREDVSEQARREGPRACVPLRLGSHVLGMMVLFGLLPHKPRLVQEDRELLELLGAEGARALYCARGISAGTPS, from the coding sequence ATGAGGGAGCAGCTTCGCTGGGAGAACGAGGCCCTGCGCGCGGAGGTGGCCACCCTGCGCGCGGAGAACGAGCAACTCAAACGCTCGCTCGCCCTCAAGAGCGAGGACGAGCAGTGGCGGGTCCAGCGCCAGGGCCTGGTGGAGGCGGAGCTCTCCCATCTGGTGCGCCTGCGCGTGGCCTCCCAGCGTCTGCACGAGACGCTGAATCCGGGAGAGTTGATGGACATCCTCCAGGATCTGATCGTCAACCTGGTGGGCTCGGAGATGCTGGGCATCTTCGAGCTGGAGCCCGCGGGCCAGGCGCTGGTGCTGCGGGCCTCCATGGGCATCGACGCCGAGCGCTTCCGCCGGCTGCCGCTGGGGGAGGATCCCATCGGCCAGGCGGCGCGCACCGGCTCGCCCTGGCTGGCGGACCTGAGGGAGGACGTGTCCGAGCAGGCGCGGCGCGAGGGGCCTCGCGCGTGCGTGCCCCTGCGGCTGGGCAGCCACGTGCTGGGGATGATGGTGCTCTTCGGACTCTTGCCTCACAAACCACGCCTCGTGCAGGAGGACCGCGAGCTGCTGGAGCTGCTCGGGGCCGAGGGGGCGCGGGCCCTCTACTGCGCGCGAGGCATCTCCGCCGGGACACCGTCCTGA
- a CDS encoding TerC/Alx family metal homeostasis membrane protein yields MNPTPVSPWEWGLFGVLVVAMILVDQLAHHTKHGESKKAAYAWSVAWICVGLAFGVFVWMRHGVTAAHEYLGAYLIEKSLSLDNLFVFLVIFASLRIPEDKQRGVLFWGIFGALVFRAIFILLGLEAIEHWHWVVYIFGGILLVAAWRVARKHPGEESDNKLVLWLEKRLPVTTEFKGTSFFKHVGGRWQATPLLIALIAIELSDVAFAIDSVPAALSVSRNLFVVYTSNVFAILGLRALYIALAKTVHELRYLHWGLAVVLAFAGLKMILAEWLEVPPLLSVGIIVVCIGLSVWASLHARKREARRAALRDDRSRGGRREEVHA; encoded by the coding sequence ATGAATCCGACCCCCGTATCGCCATGGGAGTGGGGCCTCTTCGGAGTGCTCGTGGTGGCGATGATCCTCGTCGACCAGCTGGCCCACCATACGAAGCACGGGGAGTCGAAGAAGGCGGCTTATGCCTGGAGCGTGGCGTGGATCTGCGTGGGTCTGGCCTTCGGGGTATTCGTCTGGATGAGGCACGGGGTCACCGCCGCGCACGAGTACCTGGGCGCCTACCTCATCGAGAAGAGCCTCAGCCTGGACAACCTCTTCGTCTTCCTCGTCATCTTCGCGAGCCTGCGGATCCCCGAGGACAAGCAGCGAGGAGTGCTCTTCTGGGGCATCTTCGGAGCGCTGGTGTTCCGGGCGATATTCATCCTGCTGGGACTGGAGGCCATCGAGCACTGGCACTGGGTGGTCTACATCTTCGGCGGCATCCTGCTCGTCGCGGCCTGGCGCGTGGCACGCAAGCATCCCGGCGAGGAGTCGGACAACAAGCTGGTCTTGTGGCTGGAGAAGCGCCTGCCGGTGACGACGGAGTTCAAGGGCACGAGCTTCTTCAAGCACGTGGGCGGCAGGTGGCAGGCGACGCCCCTGCTCATCGCGCTGATCGCCATCGAGTTATCGGACGTGGCCTTCGCCATCGACTCGGTGCCGGCGGCGCTGTCGGTGAGCCGCAATCTGTTCGTGGTCTACACGTCGAACGTGTTCGCCATCCTCGGGCTGCGAGCGCTCTACATCGCGCTGGCGAAGACGGTGCACGAGCTGCGCTACCTGCACTGGGGGCTCGCGGTGGTGCTCGCGTTCGCCGGGTTGAAGATGATCCTCGCCGAGTGGCTCGAGGTGCCGCCGCTGCTCTCGGTGGGAATCATCGTGGTGTGCATCGGTCTGTCGGTATGGGCGAGTCTGCACGCACGCAAGCGGGAGGCGAGGAGGGCGGCCTTGCGGGACGATCGGTCTCGAGGAGGCCGGAGAGAAGAAGTCCACGCGTGA
- a CDS encoding ATP-dependent Clp protease ATP-binding subunit, producing MMVCENCQARPAVVFLKQRMADGPERSLGLCNHCASAMGMDSRTGAFGSLEGLFAQLTGPRARRENILAQLSETAQQVLEHAARLTLEWGYDRIRIEHLLLALSQKVPEIRAALEEEGTDVEEYEARLAQVMERREPRRASGVGLSSGMKRVLQLSRLQAAQLGQTFIGPEHLLLAIMAEGESFAAQFLSDIDPDELRQHLPGSGAPGTAASTQGGRGADRLPPLLTRYTRDLTALAKAGELDPIIGREREIDRVIRILSRKTKNNPELIGEPGVGKTAIAEGLAQRIVSGDVPEMLKDKKVLALDLASVIGGSKFRGEFEERFKGLMEEIRALAGKVILFIDEVHTLVGAGAGEGSMDAANMLKPVLSRGELQCLGATTLDEHRKHIEKDSALERRFQPVMVAEPTPEQAMEILRGLRDSYEAHHRVKITDATLTAAVELSDKYISDRFLPDKAIDLLDEAAAMVRLGARTEPGRMKDLEERLAQKEKDKEAAVAAERYQEASRLKGELEALRAELDGLRTQWQHAKGVSEPIVTPEAIATVVSEWTGIPAKKLQQEESQRLLEMEQSLRQRVVGQEEALRAISEAVRRARAGLKDPHRPIGSFIFLGPTGVGKTETARALAEYLFNDERAMLRFDMSEFMERHTASRLIGAPPGYVGYEDAGRLTESVRRRPYSVLLFDEVEKAHPDVFNLLLQILDDGRLTDSRGRTVDFKNTVIIMTSNLGAEQLGLQKGALGFRRSPNGGADAESERMASTVLEALRGHFRPEFLNRIDEVIVFHALDREQLTRIVDSMLDSTRRKLHGQNVTLEVSDAAKDELARRGFDPKFGARPLRRVIQRELETELSRMLLRGGLREGERIRVDFADGKFSFLVEGRTAGQGTLMH from the coding sequence ATGATGGTGTGTGAGAACTGCCAGGCGCGGCCCGCCGTGGTGTTCCTCAAGCAGCGCATGGCCGACGGTCCCGAGCGGAGCCTCGGCCTGTGCAATCACTGCGCGAGCGCCATGGGCATGGACTCCCGTACAGGGGCCTTCGGCTCCCTGGAGGGCCTGTTCGCGCAGCTGACGGGCCCCCGCGCGAGGCGGGAGAACATCCTCGCGCAGCTCTCGGAGACGGCGCAGCAGGTGCTGGAGCACGCGGCGCGGCTGACGCTGGAGTGGGGTTACGACCGCATCCGCATCGAACACCTGCTGCTGGCGCTGAGCCAGAAGGTCCCGGAGATCCGCGCGGCGCTCGAGGAAGAGGGCACGGACGTGGAGGAGTACGAGGCCCGGCTGGCGCAGGTGATGGAGCGCCGCGAGCCCCGCCGCGCCTCGGGCGTGGGGCTGTCCTCGGGCATGAAGCGCGTGTTGCAGCTCTCGCGGCTCCAGGCGGCGCAGCTGGGGCAGACCTTCATCGGCCCCGAGCACCTGCTGCTCGCCATCATGGCCGAGGGCGAGAGCTTCGCCGCCCAATTCCTCTCAGACATCGATCCGGACGAGCTGCGGCAGCATCTGCCTGGAAGTGGTGCTCCCGGTACGGCGGCCTCCACCCAGGGGGGCCGGGGCGCGGATCGTCTCCCTCCGCTTCTCACGCGCTACACGCGAGACCTCACCGCGCTGGCGAAGGCGGGTGAGCTGGATCCCATCATCGGCCGCGAGAGGGAAATCGACCGCGTCATCCGCATCCTCAGCCGCAAGACGAAGAACAACCCGGAGCTCATCGGCGAGCCGGGCGTGGGCAAGACGGCCATCGCCGAGGGGCTGGCCCAGCGGATCGTCTCGGGCGACGTGCCGGAGATGCTCAAGGACAAGAAGGTGCTCGCGCTGGACCTCGCGAGTGTCATCGGCGGCTCGAAGTTCCGCGGCGAGTTCGAGGAGCGCTTCAAGGGCTTGATGGAGGAGATCCGCGCCCTCGCGGGCAAGGTCATCCTCTTCATCGACGAGGTGCACACCCTCGTGGGCGCTGGCGCGGGCGAAGGCTCCATGGATGCCGCCAACATGCTCAAGCCCGTCCTGTCTCGCGGTGAGCTCCAGTGCCTCGGCGCCACCACGCTCGACGAGCACCGCAAGCACATCGAGAAGGACTCCGCCCTGGAGCGCCGCTTCCAGCCGGTGATGGTGGCCGAGCCCACCCCCGAGCAGGCCATGGAGATCCTGCGGGGGCTGCGCGACTCCTACGAGGCGCACCACCGGGTGAAGATCACCGACGCCACGCTCACCGCCGCCGTGGAGCTGTCCGACAAGTACATCAGCGACCGCTTCCTGCCGGACAAGGCCATTGATCTGCTCGACGAGGCGGCGGCCATGGTGCGGCTGGGGGCTCGCACCGAGCCGGGCCGCATGAAGGACCTGGAGGAGCGGCTGGCCCAGAAGGAGAAGGACAAGGAGGCCGCGGTGGCCGCCGAGCGCTATCAGGAGGCCTCGCGGCTCAAGGGGGAATTGGAGGCGCTGCGCGCGGAGCTGGACGGGCTGCGCACCCAGTGGCAGCACGCCAAGGGCGTCTCCGAGCCCATCGTCACCCCCGAGGCCATCGCCACCGTGGTGAGCGAGTGGACGGGCATTCCGGCGAAGAAGCTCCAGCAGGAGGAGTCGCAGCGGCTGCTGGAGATGGAGCAGTCCCTGCGCCAGCGCGTGGTGGGTCAGGAGGAGGCCCTGCGCGCCATCTCGGAGGCGGTGCGCCGGGCCCGCGCGGGACTGAAGGACCCCCACCGGCCCATCGGCTCGTTCATCTTCCTGGGGCCCACGGGCGTGGGGAAGACGGAGACGGCTCGCGCGCTCGCCGAGTACCTCTTCAATGATGAGCGCGCCATGCTCCGCTTCGACATGTCCGAGTTCATGGAGCGGCACACCGCCAGCCGCCTCATCGGCGCTCCTCCCGGCTATGTGGGCTACGAGGACGCCGGCCGACTCACCGAGTCCGTCCGGCGCCGGCCCTACTCCGTCCTGCTCTTCGACGAGGTGGAGAAGGCCCACCCCGATGTCTTCAACCTGCTGCTGCAGATCCTCGACGACGGGCGGCTCACCGACTCGCGCGGGCGCACCGTGGACTTCAAGAACACCGTCATCATCATGACCTCCAATCTGGGGGCCGAGCAGCTCGGTCTCCAGAAGGGCGCCCTCGGCTTCCGGCGGTCACCCAACGGCGGCGCGGACGCGGAGAGCGAGCGCATGGCCTCGACCGTTCTGGAGGCGCTTCGCGGCCACTTCCGCCCCGAGTTCCTCAACCGCATCGATGAAGTCATCGTCTTCCACGCGCTCGACCGCGAGCAGCTCACACGGATCGTGGACTCGATGCTGGACTCCACCCGGCGCAAGCTGCACGGGCAGAACGTCACCCTGGAGGTCAGTGACGCGGCGAAGGACGAGCTCGCGCGGCGTGGGTTCGATCCGAAGTTCGGCGCCCGCCCGCTGCGCCGGGTCATCCAGCGTGAGTTGGAGACGGAGCTGAGCCGGATGCTGCTGCGCGGAGGGCTGCGCGAGGGCGAGCGCATCCGGGTGGATTTCGCGGACGGGAAGTTCTCCTTCCTCGTGGAGGGACGGACCGCCGGACAGGGGACCTTGATGCACTGA